GCGAGTGGGAGGGAAGCGCGGTTCCCATCCCCGCCCCGGCAAGCAGCGCAGCTGTGTATACTCCCAGCTGCGCGCGCTCAAGCTGCTCTCGCGACAGCCGCTTCACTTCTCTTCCGCCAGCGCGATCATCTGGGCCTCTCCCCGCTTGCGCGGCGGGAGCTGATGGACGGGTTCATCCTTGACGAGAGATTGTGAGGGGGGGTAGAGTGACTGCGCCGGCACGCCATCACCCGGGAGGACACGCAAGGAGAGCGGTGACTGCGCCGATCCGTGTTTTGATCGCCGACGATCATCAACTGGTCGCCCAGGCGCTGCGCGACGTTCTCAGCCATGAGCCGGATTTGGAGGTGGTGGGGGTTGCGTACGACGGCGAGAGCGCTATCCGCGAAGCCGCACGTCTCCAGCCGGACGTTGTGCTCATGGACATCCAGATGCCGGGGCGGGATGGGGTCGCTGCCACGCGCGAGATCCGGGCCGCTCGCCCCGAAACGAAAGTGGTGATGCTGACGGCGACGGAGCGCAGCCGGGCGGTCCTCGACGCCGTCGATGCCGGGGCGAGCGGGTTCATCCAGAAGGAAAATGCCCTTGAAGATGTCATCGGCGCGGTGCGTGCTGCCCACCAGGGCGAGATGCTGCTTGCTGGCCCCCGCCTCCGCCGGTTGCTCGCCGACCTCCGCGAGCGGCATCGGCGAGGCAATGGCGGCGCGCCGCCGGTGCGCTTGACCGAACGTGAGCTCGAAGTGCTGCAAGAACTGGCCGCCGGCAACGACGCAGCGACAATCGCAGAAAAACTGGTCATCAGCCCGCATACCTTGCGGACGCACTTCCAGAACATCATGCATAAATTCAATGCGCATTCGAAGCTGGAAGTGCTCACCCTTGCCATTCGTCATGGGTTGATCGACGTCCCCCGCTCCTGACTGCTAGAACGCGATCAAGAAGACGAGATCGTTCACATTCGTGCGCGTCGCGCCGAGCCGAATGTGGCCGCCGACCGCCGCGAAGAAGGCGTAGGAGTCGTTGCTCGCGAGCGCTGCGGCAGCATCGACCCCCTGCGCTGCTGCCCGCGCCGCTGTCTCGCCGTCGACCCAGGCGCCGGCAACGTCGGTCGGCCCGTCGCGGCCGTCGGTGCCGATGCTCGCGAGCAGGACGCCCGGGATGCCGGCGAGGCCGAGTGCTGCGCCGAGTGCCAGCTCCTGGTTGCGGCCGCCCCGTCCCGTGCCGCGGACGGTCACGGTCGTCTCGCCGCCAGCGACAAGACAGCACGGCGGCGGCAAGGGCGCGCCGCTCGCCCGCGCCTCGCGCAGCACGCTTGCGAGGACGCGTCCGGCAGCGCTCGCTTCTCCTTCGAGCGATGTCGTCAGCAGCAGCGTTGCAAACCCTGCCTCTTTGGCGGCGCGGCAGGCGGCCTGCGCCGCAAGCCGGTTGTCGGCGATAACGGCGGTGCGCGCCTTCGCGAAAGCAGGGTCAGCAGCGGTGAGCGGCGGCGCTCCCTGTCCGGCCGCACCACGGCGGATCCGGTCCACGACGCGGGGCGGCAGTGCCTCCTCGAGCCGGTAGCGCGCCACAACCTCGGCCGCCTCCTGCCAGGTCGACTGGTCGGGGACGGTGGGACCTGAGGCGATAACATCGAGGGGGCTGCCGATCACGTCGGAGATCACCAGCCCAATGAGCGTCGCCGGCGCAGCGGCGCGTGCCAGTCCGCCGCCCTTGACGCGGTCCAAGCGCTTGCGGACGGCGTTCACCGCCGCGATCGGCGCGCCCGAGCGCAAGAGCGCCTCGGTCGTCACGACGAGGTCGCTCAGCTCAAGACCGTCGTCCGGCGCGACGAGCAGCGCCGAGCCTCCCCCCGAAATGAGCGCGATCACAAGGTCGCGCTCATCGGCACCGGCGAGCAGGCTGAGGATCTCGGCGGTGGCGTGCAGTCCGGCTGCATCGGGGACCGGATGGCCGGCTTCGCGGACGGTGATCGGCCCCGCCGGGGCGGCGTAGCCGGAGGGCACGATCACCACGCCTTCGACTGGTCGGGGCGCAAGCAGGTCGGCGACGGCAGCCGCCATCGGCGCAGCCGCCTTGCCCGCGCCGACCACGAGGATACGCCGCACGCTGCGCAGCGGAAGCAGCAGCGACCCGAAGGCGAGCGTCTCGCGCCGGACCGAGAGCGCCCGCTGCACCGCCGCTGCCGGGTCGGCGGCGGCGAGCGCCGCTTGGATAAGGGTGCTGAGGATGGCCGGCGGCTGCCTCGGCGCCGGACGAGAAGATGCGCTCATTCCTTGAAAGATACGTCAGCGTGCAGGGTGTCTGCTGGCAGGACAGGCCCGGGCCGCGTCAGGAGGGCAGCGACCGGGAAGGAGCGGCTCAGCCCTCACCGCTCCGGTAGGAACGCCGCCGCCGGCAGGTCGCGCTGGCCCGCCGCTCCCGGCGCTGCCGCGGGTAGCCGCGCGTCATCAGCTGTCGTGACGGGACAGCGGCGAATGATCGCTGACGTGAATAGCGGACGGCGCTGTTTACGCGAAGGCCGGTTTGTGTGAAGAGCGCATCGTCCTGCCGCGCGCCGTCGGGTGCTGACCGCCCGTGACTGCGCTGCCGCCTTTTCGAGCCGGGCGCGTTTCACGACCTGCCGCGTTCTCCTTAGGTGACGGAAACCGCGTGGTAATCGACTGCGCTCGCGATGGTGAGCAGGCCAAATTCTGGCGCTTGCGCGTGGTTGTCGCTCTCGCTAGAATTCATGCAGACTGTCTGACGAAATTGAGGAGCAGATGGCCCCGCGTGCCTATCAGCTTGGGCGGCGCGAAGCCGTCGTCCACGAGACGCGCCAGAAAGTGATCGCGGCGGCGCGCGCGATGATCGTCGAAGAGGGCGTGCTTGGCACGAGCCTCGGCGAAGTGGCGCGCCGGGCCGATGTCGCCCGGGCAACCGTCTACTACCAGTTCGGCAGCCGACGGGGGCTGCTCGAAGCGGTGCTCGACGACGCGCTCTCGCGCGCCGAGGGACGCTCCCTCGCCGCCGCCTATGGCCGGCCCGACCCGGCGGAGGCGGTCGTCGCCGTGCTCCAGGAGGTAGCGCGCTTCTGGGCCGCGGAGTTTCCGATCTTCCGCGCGGTGCTTCCGTTCGCCGCCGTCGACCCCGACGTGGGCGCGATCGTCGCCGGTCACGCCGGCGCGCGCGAGGCGATCTTGTGGGGGCTGGTGCGTCGGCTGGAGGCAGCCGGCCGGATCAAGTCGGGCGTTTCGGTCGAGCGCGTCTACGACACCCTCTGGCTGTTGACCAGCTTTGCCGCGTTCCACGAGCTGCACGCCATTCGCGGCCGCGCTCCCGCGGAGGTCGCCGCGTGTCTCGTGCGGCTCGCAGCAGCTGTTGTCGATCTCGAAGAGCCGCAAGAAGCGCCGCAGTAAGAAGGGAGGGTCACAGGCGATGGAGATCGGGATCTTTCAGCTTCTCTCGCAGCCGGAGGGCGTCAGCGACCGCGAGGTGATCGAGCAGGCGCTCTGGGAGGTCGATTTCGCCGAGGCAAACGGCTTCCACACCGTCTGGGTGACCGAGCATCACCTCTCGGAGTATGGGATGATCGGCTCGCCCTCGGTCTATGCTGCTGCGGTCGCCCAGCGGACGCGCCGCCTCCGGATCGGCTACGGCGTCGCCGTCGTGCCGCTCCATCACCCGATCCGGCTCGCCGAGGAGATCGCGTGGGTCGACCAGTTGAGCGAAGGCCGCCTCTGGGTCGGCGTTGGGCCAGGCTTCAGCCCCTACGAGTTTGAAGCGTTCGGCGTCCCGCTCGAGGAGCGGAATGCCCGCCTCGAGGAAGGCGTCGCCATCCTGCAAGGGCTGCTGGCGAACGAGGCGTTCTCCTTCCAGGGCCGCTTCTGGCACTTCCCGGAGGTGCGGCTGAAGCCGCGGCCCTACACCACGCCCCATCCGCCGTTCATGCTCGCCTCGTCCGGCGAAGAATCGCTCCGGCGCGCCGCGCGGCTCGGACTGCCGGCGCTCATCGGCTTCCGCCCGAACGAGGAGCTGGCAGCGCGCATTGCGACCTACCGCCAGATCCGCGCCGAACTCGGCGTCCCCGAGGAGCGTCTCCGCGAAGAAGTGCGGCAGCTCGGCGTTCTGCGGCGGGTGCACGTCGCCGACAGCGATGAGGAGGCGATGGCTGACATCGTGCCGCCGCTGCTCTGGTATACCGTGACCGGGCTGCGCATCCACCGCCCCAACGCCCCCGTCGCGATCGACCCGAAGACCGGGTCGCGGCTCGGCATCTACGTTCCGCCGCAGACCGGCTCGCTGCCCGACGGCTCGGCCGCGCCGGCGCTGCCCACGCCGGAGGAGGTGATCCGCCACAGCGAGGGCGGCATGATCGCGGGCACGCCGGAGACGGTGCTGCGCCAGCTGCGCGAATTGCAGGCGCTCGGCGTCGGCCATGTCATCGCGTGGATGAACTTCGGCAACCTCCCGTACGCCAAGGTGCGCCGCTCGATGGAGCTGTTCGCGCGCGAGGTGCTGCCTGCCCTCGCCGCGAGCGAGGCTGCCGCCCGCTGATCTATCCTCCCGGCATGGAGCGCCGGATCACCGACGCCTTGCGCGCTCTTGTTGGAGCGGATGGCGTGCTCACCGCTCCCGAGTCGCTGCGCCCCTACGAGGCGGACGCGCTGAATGCCTATCGCGCCCGTCCCGGCGTGGTCGTCCTGCCTGAGACGGCGGAGCAGGTCCAAGCGGTCGTCCGCCTCTGTCACCGCGAGCGCCTTCCTTTCGTCGCCCGCGGCAGCGGCACTGGCCTCTCGGGTGGGGCGGTGCCGGTCGCAGACGGCGTGCTGATCAGCCTTGCTCGCATGAACCGGATCCTCGCCGTCGACCTCGACAACGGCCGGGTCGTCGTCCAACCGGGCGTCATCAACCTCGAGGTCTCGCGCCGCGTCGCCGGCGCCGGCCTGTTCTACGCGCCCGACCCCTCTAGCCAGCAGGTCTGCACGATCGGCGGCAATGTCGCCGAGAACAGCGGCGGCGCGCACTGCCTGAAGTACGGCTTCACTGTCAACCATGTCCTCGGCGTTAAGCTCGTCCTCCCCGACGGTGAGCTGGTGACGCTCGGCGGCGCGACCCTCCAGCATCCCGGCTACGACCTTCTCGGCGTCGTCGTCGGTGCCGAGGGCACGCTCGGCGTCGTCGTCGAGGCGACGCTCCGTCTCCTCCGCCTGCCGGAGGCGATCCAGCTGGTGATGGCCGCCTTCGCCACGACCGACGAGGCCGGAGCGGCGGTCTCGGCGATCATCGCCGCCGGCATCCTTCCGGCCGCGGTCGAGATGATGGACCATCTTGCGATTGTCGCCACCGACGACGCCGTCCATGCCGGCTATCCGCGCGATGCCGGAGCGCTCCTCCTTGTCGAGCTCGACGGCGCGCCGGTCGAAGTGGCGGGCGAGGTAGACGAAGTCGCCGCTCTCTGCCGCGCCCACGGCGCGAGCGAGGTCCGGGTCGCTGCCACGGCCGAGGAGCGTGCCCGCTTCTGGAAGGGGCGCAAGGCGGCGTTGCCGGCGATGGGCCGCCTCAGCCCGGCGTATTATGTTCAGGACGGCGTCGTGCCGCGGACCGCGCTCCCGGCGGTGCTGCGCCAAATCGCGGCGCTTGCCGCCGAGGCGGGGCTGCGGGTGGCGAACGTCTTCCACGCCGGCGACGGCAACCTGCACCCGCTCGTCCTCTTCGACCCTGCCGTGCCGGGCGAGAGCGAGCGGGCGATCGAGCTCGCCGGGCGCATTCTCCTCGCCTGCATCGAGGCCGGCGGCAGCATCACCGGCGAGCACGGCGTCGGGCTCGACAAGAAGGCGTATCTGCCGAAGATGTTCGCCGAAGCCGACCTCGATACGATGGGGCGGCTGCGCTGCGCCTTCGACCCCATCAATCTGAGCAACCCGGGCAAGGTCTTCCCGACGCCGCGGCTGTGCGGCGAGCGCCCCGGCCCCTACCGGCCGCATCCGCTTGTCGAAGCCGGGCTGGCGGAGCTGTTTTGACCGGCGCGCTCGACCTCCTCGACCGCTTCATCCCCGGCCGGGTCCGGGCGGCGGCAGCGGAGGATGCGATCGACGGCGTGCCGATGCGCGCGGTTGCCGCGCCGACGACGGTCGATGCCGTTGCCAAGACGCTGGCGTGGGCGAACGAGAGCGGCGAGGCGGTCTTCCCGCGCGGCGGCGGCGCGCGGCTCGGCTGGGGGCGGCCGCCGGCACGGAGCGGCATCGTGCTCGCCCTCGATGGCCTTGCCTCGATCATCGAACACGCCTGGGCCGACCTGACAGTGACAGCGCAGGCCGGCGTGACGCTCGCTGCTTTGCAGGCGGCGCTTGCCGAGCGCGGCCAGCGGCTGGCGCTCGACCCGCCGTGGCCAGCGGAGACAACTGTCGGCGGCCTGATCGCGGCCGACGACAGCGGCCCGCTGCGCTTCCGCTTCGGCGGCGTCCGCGACCTCCTGCTCGGGGTCACCGTCGTCCGCGCCGACGGCATCGTGGCCCGCGGCGGCAGCAAGGTGGTGAAGAACGTCGCCGGCTACGACCTGCCGAAGCTGTTCACCGGCGCGCTCGGCACCCTCGGCGTCGTCGTCGAAGCGACCTTCCGCCTCCATCCGCTGCCGCGGCGCGAGACGACGCTCGTCTACCAGACGGCCGCGCCTACCGACCTCCTTCTTCGCGTCCTGCGCTCTCGCGCCAGTCCGGTCGCTCTTTCGGCGACGATCCTCGGCCGCGCTGGCCGGCTGCTGGTGCGGCTTGCCGGCAGCGAGGCGGGCGTGCGCGACCAGGTCGCCCGCGTCGTCGATGCCGCCGGCGCGCCGAGCGACCGCCTCGAAGGCGAACTCGCCGCCACCGCTTGGCGGGATGCCGTCACCCTTCCGTGGACGGGCTGCGAGCCGGCGGCCGTGGTGCGCGTCTCGGTCCTGCCGAGCGAGATCCCGGCGCTCGTGGCTGCGGCGGCGGCGAGCGGGCTGCCGGCCGCTGGCATCATCCATGCCCACGGCCTCGGCTGTCTCCGCCTCGAAGGAGAGCCGGAGGCGCTCCATGAAGCGGTGGGCGCCCTCCGCGCTCGGCTCGCGCCGCGCGACGGCACGCTCGTCGTCCTCGCCGCTCCGCAGGCAGTGAAGGCGCGGCTGGATGTCTGGGGCATCCCGCCGGACGTCCTGCCGCTGATGCGGCGCGTGCGCGAGCAGTTCGACCCGAACGCCATCCTCAATCCGGGGCGGCTCGTCCCGCTGGACGCAGCATGAGCGGCGCGGCCGGTCCCGGCTTCGACCCGCACCGCCCGCCGGAGCGGCGGCTGATCGGCGAGTGCGTCCATTGCGGCTTCTGCCTCCCGACCTGCCCGACCTATCTCCTCTGGGGCCTCGAGCCGGACTCTCCGCGCGGCCGGATCGACCTGATGGCCGGCGTGCTGGACGGCGCGATCGGCCTCACGCCGGCAACGGTGGCGCATTTCGATCAGTGCCTCGGCTGCCTCGCCTGCGTCACTGCCTGCCCGTCCGGCGTCCAGTACGGCCGGCTGATCGAGCGCGCGCGCGCCCAGATCGAGCGCAACGCGCCCCGCTCCCGCGCCGACCGCCTCTTCCGTGCGGCGATCTTCCTCCTCTTCCCCCATCCGGGGCGGCTGCGGGCGCTCCTGCCGCTGCTGCGCGCCTACCAAGCGAGCGGGCTGCGCGCCCTCCTCGACCGCAGCGGGCTGCTCGCCCGGCTGCCCGAGCGGCTGCAGGCGATGGAGTCGCTGCTCCCGCCCGTGCCGGCGCGGATCGAGCCGCTGCCTCGCCGGACCCCGCCGGCGCGCGTGCTGCGGCTGCGCGTTGGGCTGCTCGTCGGCTGTGTCCAGCGCATCTTCTTCGGCGAGGTGAACGCCGCAACAGCACGGGTGCTGGCCGCCGAGGGCTGCGAAGTGATCGTCCCGGCGCAGGGCTGCTGCGGCGCTCTTGAGCTCCACGCCGGCCGCGATGCTGCTGCGCGCGCCCGCGCGCGGCGGCTGATTGCCGCGTTCGAGCGCGCCGGCGTTGATCGGGTGGTGGTGAATGCCGCCGGCTGCGGCTCGACGCTGAAGGAGTACGGCGAGTTGTTGGCCGACGAGCCGCGCTGGGCGCGCCGCGCAGCGCGCTTTGCGGCGACGGTGCGCGACATCGCCGAGGTCCTCGCGGAGCTGCCGCCGCTCGGGCACTACCGGCCGCTCCCGCTTCGCGTCGCCTACCACGACGCCTGCCATCTTCTCCATGGCCAGCGCATCTACCGCCAGCCGCGCGACCTGCTGGCGAGGGTCCCGGAGCTGACGGTGGTCGAGCTGGCCGAGCCCGAGATCTGCTGCGGCAGCGCCGGCGTCTACAACCTTCTCCAGCCGGCACCGGCGCGCGCCCTCGGCGACCGGAAGGCGGCGGGCATCCTCGCCAGCGGCGCCGAGGCACTGGCGAGCGGCAACCCCGGCTGCCTTCTCCATCTCGCGCGTGCCCTCGCCCGCGCCGGCCGGCCGCTGCCGACCTACCATCCTGTTCAGCTGCTCGATGCCTCGCTGCGCGGCGCGACGCTTCCTGCCAGCCGGTAGCGGGCGACAGAGCCGGCGAGACGCGGGAGCTCGAGCAGCGCGGCCTCGAGGGCGAGCCGCGCGTTGACGTTCGCTTCCAACTGCTGGCGGCAGCGGCGAAGGGCCTCGATCGCGGTGCGGAGCGCAGCGGGAGCGCAGGCGCGGGCGGCCGCCTCGATCTCGGCTTGGCGGTCGGGGTTGACGAGCAGGTCGGCTGCGCCGCCGCTCGCCACGACCAGCGCATCGCGCAGCCAGCTCTGCCAGAGGTCGAGCGTCTCATACACCTCTTCGCGGCTTGCCGAAAACCGTGCCGCCAGCTTGCCGGCGCGCTCCAGCCGCTCCACGGTCCCTTCTTCGAGAGCGGCAAGCAGGGCATCGAGCCGCTCGGCGCGGGCGTCGAGAAGGTCGGCGCTGGCGAGCGCCTCAATCGCCCAGCCGATTTTGCCTCTCGCGAGGCGGGCGAGCAGGGCGGCCTGCGCAGGCTCCGCGCCGCGGCGCGCGAGCTCAGCGGCGATCTCCGCTTCCGGCACGAGCCGCAAGTCGAGGCGCTGGCAGCGCGAGCGGATCGTCGGCAGCAGCCGGTCTGGCTCGTTGGCGAGCAGGATGAGGATCGCGTTCGCCGGCGGCTCCTCGAGCGTCTTCAGGAGGGCATTCGACGCCTCGGTCGACAGCCGTTCAGCGCCATCGACGATGACGACGCGAGCCCGCCCTTCGTACGGCTGCAGGGCCAGTTCGGCATGCAGCTCCTGCACTTGGGCGATGCCGATGTTCTTGCGCAGCCGGCCGCTCTCCGATTTCTCGTCGGCGAGCAGCCCGAGCGTGACGACATCGGGATGGAGGCCGCGCGCGACCCGCCGGCAGCTGCGGCACTCTCCGCAGGGCGGCGGCGCTTGGGCGCAGTTGACCGCTTGGGCCAGCGCGAGGGCGAGCGTTCCTTTGCCGACGCGCGGCGGACCGGCGAGGAGATAGGCGTGGTGGAGGCGCCCCTCCCGCAGCGAACGGTCGAGCAGGGCGACGGCCGCCCGCTGACCGACCACCCCCCAGCTAGTCGCCAAGCTCACACCGCATCAGGTCCTCGTAGGTCTCCCGGCGGCGGATCAGCTTCGCCTCGCCGTCGCGCACGAGGACGATCGCCGGCTTGAGCGCCATGTTGTAGTTCGACGCCATCGCCGGCGCATATGCCCCCGCCGCCGGCATCGCGATCAGGTCGCCGGGCTGGATCGCCGGCAGGGCGACATCGCGTGCCAGCAGGTCGCCCGACTCGCAGTACTTGCCCGCGATCGTCACCGTCTCGCACGGCGGCTCCGCCAGCCGGTTGACGACGGCGACCTCATAGCGGGCATCGTAGAGCGCCGGCCGGATGTTGTCGGCCATTCCGCCGTCGACCGAGACGTAGGTGCGGACGCCCGGGATCTCTTTGCGCGCCCCGGCGGTGTAGAGGGCAACGCCGGCACGGCCGACGATCGCGCGTCCGGGCTCGATGCAGACCCGCGGCGCGCCGAGCCGACGCGCTTCTAGTCCCGCCTGGAGCGGCCGCAGAATGCCCTCGGCGTAGTCGGCCGGCGTCGGCGGCGGCGTGTCGGCGAGGTATTGGATGGCGAAGCCGCCGCCGGGGCTCAGCTCCTCGAACCGGAAGCCAGGCACGTCGCGGTGGGCGGCGACAAAGTCCAGCACGACCTCGGCCGCCTCGACGTAGGGCGCGATCTCGAAGATCGGCGAGCCGAGATGGCTGTGGATGCCGATCAGGTCGAGGTGCGGCGCGGCCGCTGCCCGCCGGAGCGCCTCGCTCGCTTGACCGTTGGCGATCGTAAAGCCGAATTTGCTGTCGACGATGCCGGTTGTCGTCTTGTGGTGGGTGTGGGGATCGATTCCCGGCGAGACACGGAGCAGCACGCTCGCCCGGACGCCCCGCTCGCCGGCGAGGCGGTCGAGGGTCTCGAGTTCGGTGAAATTGTCGATAACGTAGCGACCGACCCCGGTTGCGAGCGCCTCGGCCAGCTCCTGTGGCGTCTTGTTGTTGCCGTGGAAGTAGATCGTTTCGGCCGGATAGCCGACGGCGCGGGCGAAGGCGAGCTCGCCGCCCGAGACAACATCCAGTCCGTAGCCTTCCTCGCGCAGGATTTGGAGCAGGGCGAAACCGATATACGCCTTCGAGGCATAGAGCGGCAGCAGGTTCGGATAGCGAGCGCGAAACTCGTCGCGGAAGGCGCGCAGCTGGGCGCGCAGGGTCGCTTCGTCAAAGATGTAGAGCGGCGTGCCGAAGCGGCGCGCAAGATCGGCGAGGTCGCAGCCACCGATACGCATCCCGCTGCTGTCTGCCTCTGCAGTGAGGGGAAAGAGAGCGGCGAGGTCGCGGCCGTGAACGTTCAGCATCCTTTCCTCCGAGGCCTGCCTCGATTATAGGGAGCGCCCGTTCCCCCGGGGAGGCGATCGCCGGCGCAGCAGCGTCAGCGCGACGACCAGCCACGCCGCCGCGCTGAGCGCCGCTCCGACGGCGAATGACGCCGGCCGGTAGGCGAGCTCGACGACATGCTGCCCCGCCGAGAGCGGCACGCCGACCAGCACGCCATCGACTGTGATCAGCGGGGCAGGTCTGCCGTCGACCTGCGCCGTCCATCCGGGGTAGGCGCTCTCGAGGATGCGCAGGAAGCCGGGCTCGGGGCTCGCCGTCTCAATGCGGTACCAGCCGGGCGCGCGCTCGACCACGCGCACCGCTCGCTCGGCGGTCGGCGGTCCTTCCGGCGGCGGGATCGGCGGCCGCCCGATCAGGATGACCGTGTCGTCGTCAAGGGCGGGGTCGGTGAGACGGCGCAGCGCGGCCGCTTCCTCCGTCACGACGACGGCGCGCGCTGCCCAGCTGACAAGCGGACGCGTTCCGGTGAGCACTCCCCCGCCCGCCACCTCTGCCACACCAAGGCGGGCGAGGGCGCGCGGGTCGTCGCCGGCGGCAGCAAGGGCACGCTCGGTCGACGCCAAGCGGAGGGGGTCGTAGGCGAGGAGATCGCGCCGGCCGACCATGAGACCGCGGTTCGGCAGCGCCGCCGCCGCTTCGGGGAAGGGGAAGGGCCGCTGGTAGCTGCTGAGTGAGAAGGCGGCGAAGAAGCGGTCGAGGAACACTGGCTCGGGCGTGAGCAGCGGTCCGCCTGGCGGCGGAGGGGGCCAGCCGGCCGGCCCGAGCGGCAGCAGCGGCCGCGCGAAAAGCACGAGCTCGACCGCGACAGCGCCGAGCACGAGCCCCAGGCCGCCGCGCCTGCCGCTGAGGGCGACCATGCCCGCCGCGCCGACGATGAGCAGGCCGCTGCGCAGGAAGGGGGCGCCGCCAATCCCGAGCCCCGCAAGCCCGCCAGCGGCGAGCCCAAGGCCGACCGCGCCAGTGACGAGCGCGGCGCGCCGCCGCGCTGCCGAGGGAAGGGTGGCCGCGCGCGCCAGCCCCGCCGCCGCGGCGAGCGCCAGCCCAAAATCGGCGAGTATGAGGAAGCGCCCAGCGCCGCGCAGGAGGTCGCCGCCTGCCAGCAGCCGCCCGGCCGGGCCGACACCGGGCAGCCCGGGCAGAAAGGCGAGCGCCACGCCGACCGCAACGAGCAGCCACGGCAGCCCGCGCCGGCCGAGTGCCGCGACGGGGAGCGCGAGCAGCCCGATTGTCCAGCACCATTCCCAGAAGCCGACCGGACCGCGATAGTCGCCGGCCGCCGGCGTGCCGAGCAGGTCTGGCGCGATGAGCAGGAGGGCGGCCCACGGCGGCGGGTCGTACGGGGCGACGAGCGGCTCGGCCAACCCCTCTGCCCGCACCGAGCGCATCAGCAGTTCCGCTGCCGGCACGGCCTGCGCTGCGGCCAGCGCCAGCCCCAGCCCGATGGCCGCGGCGAGCGTCAGCGGCAGGCCGAGCGTCGTCCGTCGCTCCGGCGCTTCCCGCATCCCAAACCAGGCGCCGCTTATAAGGCTGGCAAGCGCAACGATCAGCCACGCTTGGGGATGCCCGTCCAGCCAGGCGAGGGCGAGCACGATCGCGGGACGGAGCGCCGCCCGCGGATGCCGAGGAGCGCGCGGCCAGGCTGCGACGGCCAGCCCCAGCCAAGCGGCGGTCGCGAAGAACGGCGGAAAGACGGCCCGGGCAGCAAGCGCCCCCGAGAGCGGGAAGACCACGCCGGCGAGCGCTGCCGGCCACGGCGGCAGGTCGAGCCG
This Dehalococcoidia bacterium DNA region includes the following protein-coding sequences:
- a CDS encoding response regulator transcription factor, with product MTAPIRVLIADDHQLVAQALRDVLSHEPDLEVVGVAYDGESAIREAARLQPDVVLMDIQMPGRDGVAATREIRAARPETKVVMLTATERSRAVLDAVDAGASGFIQKENALEDVIGAVRAAHQGEMLLAGPRLRRLLADLRERHRRGNGGAPPVRLTERELEVLQELAAGNDAATIAEKLVISPHTLRTHFQNIMHKFNAHSKLEVLTLAIRHGLIDVPRS
- a CDS encoding DUF4147 domain-containing protein gives rise to the protein MSASSRPAPRQPPAILSTLIQAALAAADPAAAVQRALSVRRETLAFGSLLLPLRSVRRILVVGAGKAAAPMAAAVADLLAPRPVEGVVIVPSGYAAPAGPITVREAGHPVPDAAGLHATAEILSLLAGADERDLVIALISGGGSALLVAPDDGLELSDLVVTTEALLRSGAPIAAVNAVRKRLDRVKGGGLARAAAPATLIGLVISDVIGSPLDVIASGPTVPDQSTWQEAAEVVARYRLEEALPPRVVDRIRRGAAGQGAPPLTAADPAFAKARTAVIADNRLAAQAACRAAKEAGFATLLLTTSLEGEASAAGRVLASVLREARASGAPLPPPCCLVAGGETTVTVRGTGRGGRNQELALGAALGLAGIPGVLLASIGTDGRDGPTDVAGAWVDGETAARAAAQGVDAAAALASNDSYAFFAAVGGHIRLGATRTNVNDLVFLIAF
- a CDS encoding TetR/AcrR family transcriptional regulator; the encoded protein is MAPRAYQLGRREAVVHETRQKVIAAARAMIVEEGVLGTSLGEVARRADVARATVYYQFGSRRGLLEAVLDDALSRAEGRSLAAAYGRPDPAEAVVAVLQEVARFWAAEFPIFRAVLPFAAVDPDVGAIVAGHAGAREAILWGLVRRLEAAGRIKSGVSVERVYDTLWLLTSFAAFHELHAIRGRAPAEVAACLVRLAAAVVDLEEPQEAPQ
- a CDS encoding LLM class flavin-dependent oxidoreductase; translated protein: MEIGIFQLLSQPEGVSDREVIEQALWEVDFAEANGFHTVWVTEHHLSEYGMIGSPSVYAAAVAQRTRRLRIGYGVAVVPLHHPIRLAEEIAWVDQLSEGRLWVGVGPGFSPYEFEAFGVPLEERNARLEEGVAILQGLLANEAFSFQGRFWHFPEVRLKPRPYTTPHPPFMLASSGEESLRRAARLGLPALIGFRPNEELAARIATYRQIRAELGVPEERLREEVRQLGVLRRVHVADSDEEAMADIVPPLLWYTVTGLRIHRPNAPVAIDPKTGSRLGIYVPPQTGSLPDGSAAPALPTPEEVIRHSEGGMIAGTPETVLRQLRELQALGVGHVIAWMNFGNLPYAKVRRSMELFAREVLPALAASEAAAR
- a CDS encoding FAD-binding protein, translated to MERRITDALRALVGADGVLTAPESLRPYEADALNAYRARPGVVVLPETAEQVQAVVRLCHRERLPFVARGSGTGLSGGAVPVADGVLISLARMNRILAVDLDNGRVVVQPGVINLEVSRRVAGAGLFYAPDPSSQQVCTIGGNVAENSGGAHCLKYGFTVNHVLGVKLVLPDGELVTLGGATLQHPGYDLLGVVVGAEGTLGVVVEATLRLLRLPEAIQLVMAAFATTDEAGAAVSAIIAAGILPAAVEMMDHLAIVATDDAVHAGYPRDAGALLLVELDGAPVEVAGEVDEVAALCRAHGASEVRVAATAEERARFWKGRKAALPAMGRLSPAYYVQDGVVPRTALPAVLRQIAALAAEAGLRVANVFHAGDGNLHPLVLFDPAVPGESERAIELAGRILLACIEAGGSITGEHGVGLDKKAYLPKMFAEADLDTMGRLRCAFDPINLSNPGKVFPTPRLCGERPGPYRPHPLVEAGLAELF
- a CDS encoding FAD-binding oxidoreductase: MTGALDLLDRFIPGRVRAAAAEDAIDGVPMRAVAAPTTVDAVAKTLAWANESGEAVFPRGGGARLGWGRPPARSGIVLALDGLASIIEHAWADLTVTAQAGVTLAALQAALAERGQRLALDPPWPAETTVGGLIAADDSGPLRFRFGGVRDLLLGVTVVRADGIVARGGSKVVKNVAGYDLPKLFTGALGTLGVVVEATFRLHPLPRRETTLVYQTAAPTDLLLRVLRSRASPVALSATILGRAGRLLVRLAGSEAGVRDQVARVVDAAGAPSDRLEGELAATAWRDAVTLPWTGCEPAAVVRVSVLPSEIPALVAAAAASGLPAAGIIHAHGLGCLRLEGEPEALHEAVGALRARLAPRDGTLVVLAAPQAVKARLDVWGIPPDVLPLMRRVREQFDPNAILNPGRLVPLDAA
- a CDS encoding heterodisulfide reductase-related iron-sulfur binding cluster translates to MSGAAGPGFDPHRPPERRLIGECVHCGFCLPTCPTYLLWGLEPDSPRGRIDLMAGVLDGAIGLTPATVAHFDQCLGCLACVTACPSGVQYGRLIERARAQIERNAPRSRADRLFRAAIFLLFPHPGRLRALLPLLRAYQASGLRALLDRSGLLARLPERLQAMESLLPPVPARIEPLPRRTPPARVLRLRVGLLVGCVQRIFFGEVNAATARVLAAEGCEVIVPAQGCCGALELHAGRDAAARARARRLIAAFERAGVDRVVVNAAGCGSTLKEYGELLADEPRWARRAARFAATVRDIAEVLAELPPLGHYRPLPLRVAYHDACHLLHGQRIYRQPRDLLARVPELTVVELAEPEICCGSAGVYNLLQPAPARALGDRKAAGILASGAEALASGNPGCLLHLARALARAGRPLPTYHPVQLLDASLRGATLPASR